One window of Manihot esculenta cultivar AM560-2 chromosome 17, M.esculenta_v8, whole genome shotgun sequence genomic DNA carries:
- the LOC110604484 gene encoding uncharacterized protein At4g28440, producing MATTTPNQEHQQQGNINKTEKRKPVFIKVDQLKPGTNGHTLIAKVLTSNTVLQKGRATAASTRLRNTRIAECLVGDETGTILFTARNDQVDLMKPGTTVILRNAKIDMFKGSMRLAVDKWGRIEVTEPATFTVKEDNNLSLVEYELVTVAAEE from the exons ATGGCAACAACGACACCAAACCAGGAGCATCAGCAACAGGGAAACATAAACAAGACTGAGAAGAGAAAGCCAGTCTTTATTAAAGTGGATCAGCTTAAGCCTGGAACCAACGGCCACACCTTGATCGCCAAGGTCTTGACCTCTAATACGGTTTTGCAAAAGGGCCGAGCAACAGCCGCCTCCACCCGCCTCCGCAATACCCGCATCGCTGAGTGTCTTGTCGGTGATGAGACCGGAACCATCCTCTTCACCGCCCGTAATGATCAAG TTGACTTGATGAAGCCAGGAACTACTGTCATTCTCCGGAATGCGAAGATTGACATGTTTAAGGGTTCCATGAGGCTAGCTGTTGACAAATGGGGCCGAATTGAGGTCACTGAGCCTGCTACATTCACTGTAAAAGAGGATAATAATCTGTCTCTGGTGGAGTATGAATTGGTGACTGTTGCTGCTGAAGAGTGA
- the LOC110605692 gene encoding protein NUCLEAR FUSION DEFECTIVE 6, mitochondrial isoform X2: MSAAAARFFLRSTANRTAGLASVSKSCLGSKRAFSPFRISKQSPLSHRIFRSPVEMSCCVETMLPYHTATASALLTSMLSVSRCSYGWTPEDCNDDV, from the exons ATGTCCGCCGCAGCCGCCAGGTTTTTCCTTCGCTCCACAGCCAACCGAACTGCTGGGCTTGCCTCTGTATCCAAGTCCTGTCTCGGAAGCAAACGAGCATTTTCTCCATTCCGTATCTCGAAGCAAAGTCCCCTGTCACACCGCATTTTCAG GTCACCGGTGGAAATGAGCTGCTGTGTGGAGACGATGCTTCCATATCACACTGCGACTGCTTCAGCCTTGCTTACTTCAATGCTCTCCGTCTCTCGCTGTAGCTATGGTTGGACCCCTGAAG ATTGCAATGATGATGTATGA
- the LOC110605692 gene encoding protein NUCLEAR FUSION DEFECTIVE 6, mitochondrial isoform X1, with product MSAAAARFFLRSTANRTAGLASVSKSCLGSKRAFSPFRISKQSPLSHRIFRSPVEMSCCVETMLPYHTATASALLTSMLSVSRCSYGWTPEGQCKPR from the exons ATGTCCGCCGCAGCCGCCAGGTTTTTCCTTCGCTCCACAGCCAACCGAACTGCTGGGCTTGCCTCTGTATCCAAGTCCTGTCTCGGAAGCAAACGAGCATTTTCTCCATTCCGTATCTCGAAGCAAAGTCCCCTGTCACACCGCATTTTCAG GTCACCGGTGGAAATGAGCTGCTGTGTGGAGACGATGCTTCCATATCACACTGCGACTGCTTCAGCCTTGCTTACTTCAATGCTCTCCGTCTCTCGCTGTAGCTATGGTTGGACCCCTGAAG GGCAATGCAAGCCTAGATGA
- the LOC110605692 gene encoding protein NUCLEAR FUSION DEFECTIVE 6, mitochondrial isoform X3, with amino-acid sequence MSAAAARFFLRSTANRTAGLASVSKSCLGSKRAFSPFRISKQSPLSHRIFRSPVEMSCCVETMLPYHTATASALLTSMLSVSRCSYGWTPEGI; translated from the exons ATGTCCGCCGCAGCCGCCAGGTTTTTCCTTCGCTCCACAGCCAACCGAACTGCTGGGCTTGCCTCTGTATCCAAGTCCTGTCTCGGAAGCAAACGAGCATTTTCTCCATTCCGTATCTCGAAGCAAAGTCCCCTGTCACACCGCATTTTCAG GTCACCGGTGGAAATGAGCTGCTGTGTGGAGACGATGCTTCCATATCACACTGCGACTGCTTCAGCCTTGCTTACTTCAATGCTCTCCGTCTCTCGCTGTAGCTATGGTTGGACCCCTGAAG GTATCTAG
- the LOC110605690 gene encoding uncharacterized protein LOC110605690 isoform X2, whose amino-acid sequence MATTEENETFNGWPLGLEIMTGRLRVMESIQAAPAEPYSNTHLRSPSFSSFTSSNFDTESTASFFQDRSVSLGRLIGIRPGKGNGDFYFPSREGKSVRAVSCEVSRGHRPEMSQGNCIPLLVGTLEKMSRSKSMKFNGYKH is encoded by the exons ATGGCAACAACAGAG GAAAATGAGACATTCAACGGATGGCCGCTCGGGCTAGAGATCATGACCGGGAGACTTCGAGTTATGGAAAGCATACAGGCTGCTCCAGCAGAACCATATTCCAATACACACTTGCGCTCACCCAGTTTTTCCTCATTCACATCCTCCAACTTTGACACTGAG TCTACAGCATCCTTCTTCCAAGACCGTAGTGTGTCATTAGGCAGGCTAATCGGCATTCGACCAGGCAAAGGCAATGGAGACTTTTACTTCCCGAGTAGAGAGGGCAAATCTGTAAGAGCAGTGAGCTGTGAAGTATCCAGAGGACACAGACCAGAAATGTCTCAAGGAAATTGCATTCCTCTGCTAGTTGGCACCTTAGAAAAGATGAGCAGAAGCAAGAGCATGAAATTTAATGGTTATAAGCATTAG
- the LOC110605690 gene encoding uncharacterized protein LOC110605690 isoform X1, which yields MLMLNLPAQSTENETFNGWPLGLEIMTGRLRVMESIQAAPAEPYSNTHLRSPSFSSFTSSNFDTESTASFFQDRSVSLGRLIGIRPGKGNGDFYFPSREGKSVRAVSCEVSRGHRPEMSQGNCIPLLVGTLEKMSRSKSMKFNGYKH from the exons ATGTTAATGTTGAACCTTCCAGCACAATCCACA GAAAATGAGACATTCAACGGATGGCCGCTCGGGCTAGAGATCATGACCGGGAGACTTCGAGTTATGGAAAGCATACAGGCTGCTCCAGCAGAACCATATTCCAATACACACTTGCGCTCACCCAGTTTTTCCTCATTCACATCCTCCAACTTTGACACTGAG TCTACAGCATCCTTCTTCCAAGACCGTAGTGTGTCATTAGGCAGGCTAATCGGCATTCGACCAGGCAAAGGCAATGGAGACTTTTACTTCCCGAGTAGAGAGGGCAAATCTGTAAGAGCAGTGAGCTGTGAAGTATCCAGAGGACACAGACCAGAAATGTCTCAAGGAAATTGCATTCCTCTGCTAGTTGGCACCTTAGAAAAGATGAGCAGAAGCAAGAGCATGAAATTTAATGGTTATAAGCATTAG
- the LOC110604487 gene encoding protein E6 has product MASSPLLSFFFLLAFFFIQTHARDSQFFSKVSATTTPTTTINSKEAAAIPNKEENLNKQEQEPTFMPETQNAYGLYGQESTQTQFPTTNKLGNEPYTTATYSPYRTQTQFPTTTKLGNEPYTTATYSPYRTQTQTQETYDPNTNTNTNTNTNTNTGANYYNNKQYSNNAYEEEQQNLSETSLQESSYTTPMSDQNNNHHYYNGANGYKNEGKQGMSDTRFLQNGKYYYNVKGENNYYPNQYQDSRDNYDTKGYYNNNENTSEYGNSMESYQNQENFQDFQDERYVP; this is encoded by the coding sequence ATGGCTTCCTCTCCacttctttcctttttcttcctcctagcctttttcttTATTCAAACTCATGCTAGAGATAGCCAGTTTTTCAGCAAGGTCTCTGCCACCACCACCCCTACCACCACCATCAACAGCAAAGAGGCTGCAGCGATCCCCAACAAAGAAGAGAACTTGAACAAGCAAGAACAAGAACCAACCTTCATGCCAGAGACCCAAAATGCTTATGGCCTGTATGGTCAAGAATCCACCCAGACCCAGTTTCCCACCACCAATAAATTGGGTAATGAACCCTACACCACAGCCACTTACAGCCCGTACAGAACCCAAACCCAGTTTCCCACCACCACTAAATTGGGTAATGAACCCTACACCACCGCCACTTACAGCCCTTACAGAACCCAGACTCAAACCCAAGAAACCTACGACCCCAACACCAACACCAACACCAACACCAACACCAACACCAACACCGGCGCCAATTACTACAATAACAAGCAGTACAGCAACAACGCATACGAGGAAGAGCAACAAAATCTGAGCGAAACAAGCCTTCAAGAAAGCAGCTACACCACTCCCATGTCCGACCAGAACAACAACCATCACTACTACAATGGCGCGAATGGGTACAAAAACGAAGGGAAGCAAGGCATGAGCGACACCAGGTTCTTGCAAAATGGAAAGTATTACTACAACGTTAAGGGTGAGAACAACTATTACCCAAATCAGTACCAGGATTCAAGAGACAATTACGATACTAAGGGTTATTACAACAACAATGAGAATACCTCCGAGTACGGTAACTCCATGGAAAGCTACCAGAACCAGGAGAACTTCCAAGACTTCCAAGATGAGCGCTATGTGCCTTGA
- the LOC122722195 gene encoding uncharacterized protein LOC122722195 — MEDTKWEQRLQALTHILISPTTTPPLYSQFFISTQIPCYLNWDYPPILCTKDHRIFPSLHLRWAFSLFLKRVSRLGLPETSWRSKCPYQQPPPLIPAKGVEEAQWGDEQKREYIRKRLRRKRLGNNIHPSIPILVPNLFLFSLMFWNPFPHLDS, encoded by the coding sequence ATGGAGGACACAAAATGGGAGCAGAGACTACAAGCCCTAACCCACATCCTAATCAGCCCCACTACAACACCTCCTCTCTACTCTCAATTCTTCATCTCCACACAAATCCCTTGCTATCTCAACTGGGACTACCCACCAATTCTCTGCACCAAAGACCACAGGATCTTTCCTTCTCTCCATCTGAGGTGGGCTTTCTCTCTATTCCTCAAAAGGGTATCCAGATTAGGGCTCCCTGAGACTTCTTGGAGGTCCAAGTGCCCTTATCAGCAGCCCCCACCTCTGATTCCAGCAAAGGGAGTAGAGGAAGCACAGTGGGGTGATGAGCAAAAAAGAGAGTATATTAGGAAGAGGTTGAGAAGGAAAAGACTTGGCAATAATATTCACCCTTCTATTCCTATTTTAGTTCCTAATCTCTTCCTGTTTTCACTCATGTTCTGGAACCCATTTCCTCATCTTGATTCTTGA